AAAATCAGCAGTCCAAGAAACTAGAAGTGAAGACGTAGagttctttaaaaacaaaatatcccaaacacacacaggccagTTGAAATCAAGATTATGCTTCGAAAGAAAGCATTTTCAAAAAAGTCCTGAGTGGCTAGCATTTCTCCCAATCTCAATATGCTTTAAAAATCTTTAGGGTTCAAGATACTTGTATCTTACCAACGACACCCCAATCATCATACATTTAAGGATATGCATAGGAGAATGGGTCTTAAGAAATAAGCAACAGTTTTGGTCTTTGTGGAAACGCATTAAAACATACGGTTTGGCTCCGTCATTGccaataaaaaagatgtaataGATAAAGTATGAGATGTAAACTTGTTGTTTCTTGcctaaataacattatttttttttttaaatcaatggaATATTTAAATTGATTCAAATCAAAGTGATTTCCTGATTTTATGTAACATGGAACTGCCCTGCATAGTTGATGTTAAAccctatgataaaaattaagGTTGATATGTTTTGGGTAAAATGGTGGAAACCTTCACACATTGGGGGTACTAGAATACGCACACGTGTGCACTTTAAACACTTCCCTTTTAAATTCTctacattaaattaaaacaataatgctttgtaatgttttccatttgtttattattttctaaatcaaggtaaaaacacacatttacaaaatatataatgcaTTTACTTTAAGTCTCCTGCAGTTTGAGTGTCCACGTGCGTTTCCGAgcataaatatgtatgtataaaagcaTGATGTACAAGGGAGTTTTTGATGGTTTTATATAGAAACTCATAGGGGAAGTTATTCAAACTATAATAGAAActtgaaaaggaaaatgtgattacataaataaatatataaattctAAAAAGGTTTTTTAAGTTTCAACATAATGGTTAACTAGGAAAATGAAGATCcaatttgcattttcattttcacatagTCATTTGGGTTTTCTCAGGTGcgttttgaaacaaaaatggaaaaaaaacagtttttttcaaaacttattttcaaattacattaaaaaaatattaaatccaataaaaaaagtgaCTTCATTTTAGATTTTCAGGTTTGAAATCATAATTTGAATACAGTCTCTGACGGGCTTCCATAGGGCTCAGCTACACATGTCTTGTCGTGTACAGACAGTtgttgtgtatctgtgtgtgtgtgtgtgtgtgtgtgtgtgaatgtgtgggtTTCGGAGTGTTTACAGCAGGTCCTGCTCCACCCACACggtcttcttctgctcctcctgGATCCGTTCCTTGATGACCCTGATCAGGTCGTCCGGTCCCGCCCAGGCCTCGGGCTCCACGCTGCCGTACAGACAGGGGATGCCCTCCAGCTCCTTCAGTTTGGCCCGACACGACTTCACAAAGCCGTCCTCCGACTCCACGCGTAGAGGCAACTTTCTGTGtggacaggaaacaggaaggaaGCAGCGCTGCGGTGTGAGTGCTGGTAATGTTTGGAACACATGATCTCTGTTGAAATCCTGTACGACACTGGTTTGTATACTAAGTACTTTACTAAAGAAAAAGTGATTTTGTATATCACAGTGTAAAAACATTCGGATACAAGTCCTGCATCTGAAATTGAAAGTATCGTCAGCAAATTATAGGGAAaatattcaaagtaaaagcagtcTCTTGCAGAATTTCTTCTTTCAGATGATAAATAAAGTCCTCAAGGAAAAAGGACAATATATCAGAGTCATTATAGCAGCTCTACACAGGCTCCCAGTGACGTCCAGAATCAGATTTAAAACTCCTTTTTAACCTACAAAGCACTAAATGGGAAGGCACCATCATACCTAAAATATCTTTGAATCCCTTATTTAGCATTACGCTTCTAGTAATTCCCACAGTCCGGAAAACCAGATCTGGAGTCAGAGCTTTCTTACCGAGCTCCCTTTGCTCTGGAGCcaactttccctttttttttaagggaggCAGACGGTGTCAAGAGCTTGTTGaagactttcctttttaatacAGCCTGTATAATTAGAGCTGGTTTTAGATTTCCCTATGTTTGTCCTGCTACATTTTATGgtgtttatttgattgtttttactgttttttatcttgttttatttttatttcaccttCTATCACATTTGTTATAATCTCCTTGTAATTTGAACTATATTTTTAACTGTCATCCATGTTTgttaatctgtaaagcccactgGGACAAACATGCGATGTTGGGCTCtgaaataaactttgatttgatttaacaAAAGATTATAATTTgtagaaaatatgttttccatGACTCCATTGGTTCTCTTGCTTTGTCACGAGGCAGTTCACAAACTTTTTTACTTTATCATGCATATTAATATATGATGCCTTTAAGCAgatcatgcaaataaaaaactaagTAAGTTATTGGCAACCTGACTGACCAGTGAGGGTCTTTACTTATTACAACTCATCTTCTGAGCATGATCAGAAGATGAGTTGTGATGATTGATCAagatttgtgtttaaaatcaaagtatttagtggagtaaaaagaacaacatttccCTCTGACTGTACTACAAAGTACACTATTTCCCTGCTGGTTTTGCAGTATTAATATAATTTCTTTGtttaagagctttaaaaaaaaaaggcctttctCCTCCCTGGGTGTAAAGTGTCACAAGAGAAGTGACGTAATGGCATCTGGAAAAAGGGTTGTGGTTTGGACTTGTGGGTAAATATGTGAAAAAGACACGTTTGTCGGGCTTACCGtaactttttgacatttttatcacaGATCTTGACGTAGATGATGATCGGGTAGATTTCTCTCCGCAGGAGGTCTTTGACGCAGCTCAGCTCCGCCTCCAGTAGGCAGTGTTTCCCCTGGCAAGAGAAAAATGAGTTTTACGGATAAAACTAAGAACTGTATTGTGTAACGAAACATGTGTGGCATGATCGAAAACATAGATAAACACGCGACACCACACCATGCCTGCTcaatcagatttaaaaagaaatgagcGGTATTATAACTTATATTTGATTATTACAGACAACAATTAAGTCCCCATTGACAGTTTATTTCAAATCTTTTCTTTAATTGGTCATTGTAAAACAGGCTATAGAGGCTTttgtaaaagttatttttaggaTTTTGTGCTCTTTTAAAGTAGGCGTGTAAAAGCAAGTTTCTGTTTCATTGTCCTGTCACAAAAGGGGAACAATAGTTACACTAAGGAATGGATCtatgacaaaaaataacaaacaaaacatttcaatagttgacatgaaaactgaaaaaactaaaaggcAATACCTCAGATGTTTTGCTATAGATAAACAACAAAGGCTCAAATAACCATTAAGATCTTTCTGAAGAAAAGCCACCAGAAGATTagattagcttagcatcaatGATTTTAGGAACTTGAAGGAAAGTCAGAACATTTGTCAATTTTACTGTACATGTCTTTAAAGACACATCACGGTGAGTTGCCGTTTCTTTTTGTCCTAACAGCTAAAGTAGCAGCTAGCTTGTTAACGCTAAAAAGCTGTCTTCTTGCAAAGCAAATGTTTGGCTCGTATGAAGTCAACACCTCATGATGGCAGCTCCCATACCTTCAATATTTTTGGCTTAACTTACTTTGTACAATAGTAGGACATGGGGCCTTGTGCTTTTATATGCTATATAcagtcttcacacacacacacacacacacacacacacacacacacacacacacacacacacacacacacacacacacacacacacacacacacagtcacacacacttttgtcaaTAACAGCCTACCTTGGATGCGACAGCCTCTATGTTTTCTCGGGTGATGCAGTCAAACGTggcttgtttctctttgtagtgaATAAAGGGCTCCACGTTCTGTTTCATATGAAACTCTTCTTTGGACAGGGTGtctaaacaaaagaaatgtcacGGTTTTGAGTGTTCCTTCTTATACTTAAAGAGGACTTatcattttcagggtcatattcttagtttttttgcctctactgtctccatgctctaatgtacagaaagctctttatgtttctcatactgcctgtgctgcagcacctcttttcaccctctgtctgagaccagagcccagtctgccctgattggttaactggccgtatctgttttgattggtcaaccgcttagagaggTCCCACCCCTTAGACTACCatgaacaatgtgttggagcgctagccaatagaaccgtgagtgtttcatagtgatgtcactatgttcaggaagtaaacaaaggagtccaatggaggcgtttcaggcatggggggggtgggagtgtgtgggagagaaactagATTTGTGTATCTTTTCTACTTTTGTGCGTTAAGACTTTTTTTGCAGCTTTTGCTGAGTCGcactttgggtttttttttttgtccttgaGATGTGACAAGAAAGTAATATAATAGtatggaaacaaaacaagttgtaagtacctttttctttttctgaatcAGAAACTGTCACATTTGTAATAATACTCACAACCTATTTAATACAGAAGGAACTGAAACCGCTGAGGTTTTGAGGGAATCTCCATCAAACTAAGACATGACAGTCCATTGTCTTGCCAGATGTTAGACTGTGACCCAGCATTTAGTCCGACCTCACTGTCCTCGAAACAGATGTTTTTTAGGGCtcaagtgtttctgtgtctaaATGAAGATATAAACCCCTGTGTGTCATCATTAGCATCGTCCTCATTATCAACCCGGCCATCTTTGTCTCTCTGGTTTCACTTCAGTACAATACCCAACAAATAGACCCAGTTCTAATAATagcttccttctcctcccttttcTAATCTTCTTATCCAATATCCCCTCCCTCTTTGAGTCACAATAGCTGGACACATTGGGAATACACCAACCAGACGGAAATATTCCTTATGAGGACATTAGGATGACatgttttacagtaaatgtgCCTGTTATTCCCATCATACACTGACCTGGTTTGCAGATATTATAGTCCATGGCTCCCCCACTGTTGAGTATTTTCTGGATGATGGTTTGTGCCAGAGCGGTGGGAGTGAACAGGACCGGTCGTCTCCTCTGGGTCCGCTGGGGGGTGACGGGGCTGTACGGGATCAGGTTCAAACCCCGGCTCAGCTCGCTCTCCGGCTCACCAGCGtctgttaaaacacacacacacacacacacacacacacacacacacacacacacacacacacacacacacacacacacacacacacacacacacacacacacacacacactaggttTAGAGGCTTAGCCAATGCTTTAAATCACTGAGGTGCTGCTTTGTTGATTTGGTAATTGACACACTAATATAACTGATGAATAAAAAGGTCAGATAAAAAAGTTTCCATCTGAACACAGTCCATTTAGTTATTGTACGACTGTTTGCTCATTAACACAACTTTTCAGTACCCATACAAATGTAACAGAAACACGATAACTTATCTTCAGAAAAGTgacgactgtgtgtgtgtttgtggtcaaAAACTGTTGCTGCAACCTCTGTATTTAAACCGACATTGTTTCTTACCAATATCATGACAGATAAAGGACTTAATGGAGAGAAAAGGTAGCCATGAAGTCTTTGCGGTaggttatttaaatgtatacatttcaaCCAAGCCAATTTCCCCGTGTGAAACATGAAAGCAACATTGAAGTTACAACACCTGCAGTGTCCTTAAGGGCCACTTGGGGGTAGGCTCCAAAAGTGAGtcaatgtactgtatgtatatcccaaaaaatatatgtttttttcgTCTCTCGTGCTGAATTGCGTTCCTCCTGCTTCAGTTTGTACTCACCTTCTAGTCTGACTGCTTCATAACCTTGTCTGGGTACCGTCGTGCTGCCTGAGTTGATGATCCTCACTCGCTCACTGCTGTGTCATCCGCTTGTACTTGATATCCACCCTGCTCACAAACTGCAAatcaaaaacagacagacacaagtATTATAGAACATAGCAGTGAGATTATGCATTGTTCATCACATGACATTTGACCCCCAAAGAGCCACGCAAagaatatcaggacattctgatgtaatcagattttcaaaataaaagacctttgaaATTCTTATATGAgctattatttcaaaataaaagacctctGAAATCTCTTAATGAGCTATCAGCCCTCTGTTGTtagataagaataaataaatctgtcCATAATCAAAGACTCATTCCACTTCAGGGTGGTAGCAGGACAAATCACCACAttcttatttcaaaataaaagacctttgaaATCTCTTATATAAGCTTTCAGATACAACAGGAGGTCATATCTGCACTTcagtacctgtagtatctgtgtGAGGAAGATGCTGGCTCTAGAAACGCGTGGAGTGGCTTTAGGATCAGAAGACGGGGTCGTTTCTTCTGGCTGTAAATTGATctacaaatgaacacatttcagatATTAATGccatataaaaataaactgtatgtgtatatttattttacctaaaTAAAAGTTCATTTTTTCTTACCTTACTGTTGCGCTGGGATTCATTCTCTTCCTTTCCCCCTCGACACAACAACTTCTGAATCTTTACCAGGAGCAGCTGCTGGGCCCtacattcagacacacataAGAGTCTCAAACCcacaatggtgtgtgtgtgtgtgtgtgtgtgtgtgtgtgtgtgtgtgtgtgtgtgtgtgtgtgtgtgtgtgtgtgtgtgtgtgtgtgtgtgtgtaactcagTGAAACTTTACATTCTGAAAGCAGGTGTagacccttaaagccccttaaacTTTGCATGGTTGCTCATCTGTTACAGAGCGTTTGCATCATGCTCAGGATCCTGTATTTGAGCAGAACGGATGTCTGTAACTCACTTACTTTAATCATTTCAATGGTCTTTGACACCATGCTGGTTTGTTTCATGTGCTTAAATATGAAACACAGGGTTTTTATCTAACTCTAACTCTTGGTTTTAAACGCTGgcataaaagtaaaaagtgtattcgtttttatttcatttgcacTTGATCTgacctttctgtttttgtatctCGCACGGAGGAATATCATTTTCATATCTTGTTTATATTCAATTATTGCAATCGACTTAACCCTACTCAGTATTCCACCTCACTTTCACAATGTGGATGCAATGAGTGATTTAAAAGCAGAACTACTTCTTGAGCAAGACCTAGTAACACACGATTACACGAAAACCTTTTTCTCTTAAGGGCCTTTCCAAAATGACACGACAATAAGAGATTTTAAGAGGCAAAATCAAGCACTTTTTGTGAATTGATATTGAAGCGATTACATTGTAAAAAGTTCAATAGCGCCCCGATAAATAACTGAACCTAAAAACATAGGATCCAGTTTGAAAAAACCTAATGTCTCTTAGATTTAGGAGAATCTTAACTTGACTTTAAGAGAACTTGAAAGAACTTCTCCATACCGCGAGTTGCTGGGTACGGTGCCCCGTTCGGCCAGGTCTTGGCCGTTGTACGGGTCGACACGAGAGCACAGCCACTCGCAGCGGCCCTGGTGCCGGGTGTCCAGCACGTGCACCACCTCGTCACAGTGCACGCTCAGAGAGCAGCTGTCGGCCTGGCCTGAGATGTTGAGGTTGACCCGAATGTAGAAGGAGTCGCCGGAAACCATGGGGCCCTCCGCCAGGTTACTCTGAAGCCGACGATAGGCTAGAACGCATACATTTCAACTTAAATCACAGTATATTGAAAACTACACACACAAGTCTGATAAAGACAACACTTACAGTCGAAGTTGGCTCGATAGTGCAGCTTGACGGGTCCGGAGCAGTGTTGCAGCGTCCAATGGGCTTCTTCCTGAGTGCTGGTGTCCAATGAAATGCTTTGGTTCTCCTCACGTATGTATCCCTCAAGCTGATCAGCACAACACAAGAAAGATAAATGTCAGATTGaagcatttgtgtttttgtctgattTTGGCTAATTAGTCCCCAATTATACACTTTTAATTATGatttttacacttttgtgaCCTTTGTCGAAAGTCTATATCCTCAGTGGTGCTTTTCCATTTGTACAAccagttgttttaaatgttactcAATACATCTTAACTCGTCTTACCCCGATAACAGCCCTGTGTGAATTGGGAGTGAACCACACAGGGTGTAACTACATACCATCAGGATGTGGTGGCCCTCCCGGAGCCCCGCCTTCTCAGCAATGGAGCCCGACTGGACATGTGAGATAAAAATCCCGCTGTCGTTTCCGCCGACAAGAGTGATGTCCTTCAGCAGGTTGTCGCCAGGCAGAGATAACTCCTGTACCGGCTTCAGGGAGGCACTGATCCTCGAGAAGGAGGACAGAGATGGACGAAACGGCCtgaaagaagaacaagaagaacgaaaacacaaagaagcagCACAAGAAAAAGAAGGTGTTAATGAGTAATCTTGACTTGCAGTTATTCTTGTTATACATGTCTaaatgtatgagtgtgtgcaCTGTACCGCTCCAGAGAGAGTTTCCTGAAGATGTTGTTGACCTGCTCCTGGTCGTACAAGTCCATCCCTTCTGACTGATGGGACGAGGAAGACGAGTGGACAGACGGTGCTTCGTCCTCTAAGGAAGTGACAGAGAGATGAATTAAAAACTGTCACTCCAGAAACGTCCTGAGTTTGATATTGGGTAATGTGTAAAAGTATGCTTTACCAAACTCCATTTCCATATTGTCACTATCAAAGTCGGAGAGGCTAAAAGAGAACAAGACATTCAGTCAGTACAGATtaataaaaaaggatgaaatTAGAGCATCTATATTTATTAAACAGCATAGATTAGCTGACTGTATAATCCTGTGACTACCTGCGGGGGTGGAAGTcgttttctttctccctctctcggCGATAAAGGGATGCTTTCTCAGGAGGCTCAGGCAGCGTGGACTGGATGCTAGCGTTACGGTAACGCTGCTGGAGATTTAACAAAGCAGAAAAATCCCAAAAGACAAACGGACTACGTATTAGAATTTGAGAAAGTtctattaaagaggacatactctgttcattttcaggttcatatcagtatgtagtgtctctcctgggacatgtctccatgctttaatgttcaaaaagctctttatttttctcatactgcctgtgctgcagctcctcttttcaccctctgtctgaaaccagagcccagtctgctctgattggttagctctcctgctctgttgtgattggtcaactgcttacagatgtccctccccttagcctacaTGCACAATAACCTGTATAACATACTTTGGAAAACCCAAAAaggcacaatagggcctctttaactctGAACTTTAGCGATGTCTATAAAGCTCACCATGGTTGGTCTGTTGGACTGGTCCATCATACTTGAGCTGAGACAGGTGGGGGACGGGGAGGAGCAGAGGGGGGTGGCTGAGAAGGGAGGATAGAAGGGGGACATCATGATAccgggggagggagggagggacacGCTGCGGGCGTTAGAATTTTGCGTCTGGATGTCCAAGAAATCTCCGTTGCATGATAGCGCTGAGAGTTGGAGAGAAATTAGGATGAACTGTCGCTGTGATGGAGGAGTAAAAACATTTAGGAGGTAACTTGATGAACATGTGTTACCTGCAGACTGAGAGGCCTCATAGTTGGGTTCTTTGGGAACACAGACTGGAGACTTGACTCTGttctaaaatataaagaaaacatgaaaggtaatgttaaaaaatgtttactttacttGGACCAATTCTAACTACATATCAGTAGAGCTGTGACGATTAGGAAACTTATTGATGAGTTAATCAGCAGAAAACGTATCGCTTATATGTGTTAATGGCAGGTGgagattttctttgttttatatcataataaagtaaatatctaCTATAAACATTTGTAACAGTAAGAAACTAAAAGACTCAGTAGCTAAATGTGTGTTATAATGGTCAGTaagaacatttttacagatGTGTCTGAAGTGCTATAATGT
The window above is part of the Eleginops maclovinus isolate JMC-PN-2008 ecotype Puerto Natales chromosome 16, JC_Emac_rtc_rv5, whole genome shotgun sequence genome. Proteins encoded here:
- the card11 gene encoding LOW QUALITY PROTEIN: caspase recruitment domain-containing protein 11 (The sequence of the model RefSeq protein was modified relative to this genomic sequence to represent the inferred CDS: deleted 1 base in 1 codon), which codes for MENGTRNDVEAMWEKVDCKRYDLCRTISPAKLTPYLRQCKVLDEQDEDEILHSMLLVSKANRTSRLLDILHTKGDRGYVAFLESLEFYYPEMYKLVTGKDPTRRFSTIVVEEGQEGLTQFLMEEVMKLQQQSKVKTLQQAELSRKNCTLEDEQKKLRLTNQELQAVQLRNNKLREERNNYSDELLRVKDENYKLAMRYATLSEEKNMAVMRSRDLQLEVDQLKHRLNKVEEECKMERRQSLKLKNDIENRPKREQIFELERENEMLKIKLQELQSIIQPVPLPASDKAILDILEHDRQEALEDRQDLVNRLYNLHEEVRQAEELRDKYLEEKEDLELKSSTLQKDCEMYRNRMDTITVQLEEVEKERDQAFRARDEAQHHFSQCLIDKDKYRKQIRELEERSDELQIEIVRKEARLVTLECRLRRLAKDIVLDQSLPRDMPPTIIPQVGDFKPSQSEWSSDESHEEKLSLEEPRLKRRPNLKANRVKSPVCVPKEPNYEASQSAALSCNGDFLDIQTQNSNARSVSLPPSPGIMMSPFYPPFSATPLCSSPSPTCLSSSMMDQSNRPTMQRYRNASIQSTLPEPPEKASLYRREREKENDFHPRSLSDFDSDNMEMEFEDEAPSVHSSSSSHQSEGMDLYDQEQVNNIFRKLSLERPFRPSLSSFSRISASLKPVQELSLPGDNLLKDITLVGGNDSGIFISHVQSGSIAEKAGLREGHHILMLEGYIREENQSISLDTSTQEEAHWTLQHCSGPVKLHYRANFDSYRRLQSNLAEGPMVSGDSFYIRVNLNISGQADSCSLSVHCDEVVHVLDTRHQGRCEWLCSRVDPYNGQDLAERGTVPSNSRAQQLLLVKIQKLLCRGGKEENESQRNSKINLQPEETTPSSDPKATPRVSRASIFLTQILQFVSRVDIKYKRMHSSERVRIINSGSTTVPRQGYEAVRLEDAGEPESELSRGLNLIPYSPVTPQRTQRRRPVLFTPTALAQTIIQKILNSGGAMDYNICKPDTLSKEEFHMKQNVEPFIHYKEKQATFDCITRENIEAVASKGKHCLLEAELSCVKDLLRREIYPIIIYVKICDKNVKKLRKLPLRVESEDGFVKSCRAKLKELEGIPCLYGSVEPEAWAGPDDLIRVIKERIQEEQKKTVWVEQDLL